A single region of the Asterias amurensis chromosome 19, ASM3211899v1 genome encodes:
- the LOC139951371 gene encoding uncharacterized protein isoform X1 produces the protein MASSGGRMPGQTATISGPGRSKTPVRVGYYEIERTIGKGNFAVVKLATHVITKTKVAIKIIDKTQLDEDNLKKIVREVQVMKQLRHPHVVRLYQVMETERNMYLVTEYASGGEIFDHLISHGRMTEREARQKFKQIVAAVHYCHCMKIVHRDLKAENLLLDANMNVKIADFGFSNFFEKGQLMKTWCGSPPYAAPELFEGREYNGPKADVWSLGVVLYVLVSGALPFDGPTLQALRSRVLSGQFRVPFFMSPECEHLIRHMLVLDPSKRYNTEQILNHKWTKMGEPSAQFDEMIAEYDKVAITANGPSPINELIVQHMVSLGIERDLIVQSLSGKSFDQFSAIYHLFLDKLKRHQKAAAHPAENNRNAQATATSSSPSPSDSATSDGVTSMSSASSLTSGTMKRQVLLPGMIPQVRFTNENDQIVQAGQPVDVDSDPEEPCPEALARYLQMRRHTLGLADPSQEVPDNMKMKILPAHIQEGGSHSGADRHHLLPTLTPVVLNTNLPMNLPLLTGYNQVEQPVTYKEQNLLKPPALEATGGHGNFSRRASDGGANMYLHLQQFQNQFLSKRTSQPVHVDLAGQTSGESLQQRLPTVAAAGVPEEDEHSDDEEPDPEEVQRYLRNRGGHFRHTLCSEAPSHDLPEELRRNLMQHPIVVPQRSVRRERFHVPPDRGNPHRDMSLYPPANYITTRRASDGMPNLHAFRAHLERVAAGGSNSGSQKSSLKQLHKEYHQLQKQCSPVDPKLQELQQAQHQLHKEKMLNQVKLDDEDDVAKSQREEEEDDEVFNQYHSLQRRGQAPPVTFQLAAQGGIGSGTPPMIPTVRADPITDMQTQALQQHLQRLHLQRQCDSPPMLKKLHSPTSRASPPASISLPAHPEEVLEVPTEPSTYPSSMPIEASPTLDVRLGAGDRRQSQGGSQSCPPVTQAVASGGNLSQRSSPLTQSGDNWFGNRPAYSSPSPPVIVTMAGGEMMDVVHRGGQSNDSLNFVVQGLYSNQGGRSSEGELSVQSNDMVSSLAYQQQQQQQQQLQMLRVAQSLCDQEALQQQVALQQQAALVQNQINFVQTQQQQQQQQQQQQQQQLQRHVTFEQQSLGSAAAAAARSQQQQPNNLQPRMVNNQMGAAFFQAGQDQNHLHHQHQHQHQHQQQQQPQQRQESVNPAGLNGAQNFHHIPTSPTQQQVSASVQQRYPLPNLVSPVTFQYLQGINHNQEIDDTELVQAMEESNSMEGAEQPVEEGAQDFLGFGLTESQIRLACQGRNHRRHNTMPGVDAQVPTQLLRRTIRVPSGDLSQFFNTTNNNSVDSSSGSGVCASGGKSDNSSSGQQQQHIPPLIAQGMNLSCSMTLSESDMLVETFPIKHAKSFCMTTCKGLSEIVAEIRRTLDCKQPSLIYENIENLFHLHQNGVQMEMEVCQVPGLALNGLKLRKLSGDLMQYNELCKDILATMNL, from the exons GTGGCGATTAAAATCATCGATAAGACTCAATTAGACGAAGACAACTTGAAAAAGATCGTCCGGGAAGTCCAGGTCATGAAGCAACTTCGGCACCCACACGTTGTCCGTCTGTACCAAGTTATGGAGACGGAACGAAACATGTATCTAGTGACTGAATACGCCAGTGGAGGAGAAATATTTG atcaTTTGATATCCCACGGTCGAATGACAGAAAGAGAAGCAAGACAGAAGTTTAAGCAGATTGTTGCTGCCGTTCATTACTGCCATTGTATGAAAATTGTGCATAGAGATTTAAAAGCGGAGAACTTGTTGTTGGACGCTAATATGAATGTAAAAATAGCAG attttggttttagtaatttttttgagaaaggtcaGTTGATGAAGACGTGGTGTGGAAGTCCGCCCTACGCTGCTCCGGAGCTCTTTGAAGGGAGGGAGTATAACGGACCTAAGGCTGATGTTTGG AGTCTTGGTGTTGTCTTGTATGTACTAGTATCTGGTGCTCTTCCATTTGACGGGCCCACGTTACAGGCTCTAAGGTCACGCGTCCTGTCCGGTCAGTTCAGGGTGCCATTTTTCATGAGTCCAG AGTGTGAACATCTGATCAGACACATGCTTGTCCTTGACCCGTCCAAGCGTTACAACACAGAACAGATCCTGAACCACAAGTGGACGAAGATGGGCGAGCCGAGCGCGCAGTTTGACGAGATGATCGCAGAGTACGACAAGGTGGCCATAACGGCAAACGGGCCCAGTCCAATCAACGAACTCATCGTGCAGCACATGGTCTCATTGGGTATTGAAAGGGATCTCATCGTGCAG TCCTTGAGCGGTAAAAGCTTCGATCAATTCAGTGCAATTTATCACCTCTTCCTCGACAAATTAAAACGACACCAAAAAGCCGCCGCCCATCCCGCCGAAAACAACCGCAATGCTCAGGCCACTGCTACGAGCTCCTCGCCGTCGCCGAGCGACAGCGCGACGTCGGACGGCGTCACGTCGATGTCGTCGGCGTCGTCGCTGACCTCGGGGACGATGAAGCGTCAGGTGCTACTGCCGGGGATGATTCCCCAAGTCCGGTTTACGAACGAGAATGATCAGATTGTTCAG GCCGGTCAACCAGTCGACGTCGACAGCGATCCAGAAGAACCCTGCCCAGAAGCCCTCGCCCGCTACCTCCAGATGAGACGCCACACCCTCGGTCTAGCTGACCCGAGCCAAGAGGTCCCCGACAACATGAAGATGAAGATCTTACCTGCCCACATCCAGGAAGGAGGGAGCCATTCCGGTGCGGACCGGCATCACCTTTTACCAACGCTGACGCCGGTCGTGCTCAACACTAATTTGCCAATGAACTTGCCACTGTTAACAGGTTACAACCAGGTTGAACAACCGGTAACGTACAAG GAACAGAATCTACTCAAGCCACCTGCTCTGGAGGCTACAGGGGGTCATGGCAACTTTAGTCGGAGGGCGTCGGACGGCGGCGCTAATATGTACTTGCATTTACAGCAGTTCCAGAATCAATTCCTGAGCAAGAGAACGAGTCAGCCCGTCCATGTGGACCTAGCCGGACAG ACCTCGGGAGAGTCGTTACAGCAGAGACTACCGACCGTTGCAGCAGCTGGTGTTCCGGAAGAGGACGAACACTCGGATGATGAAGAACCCGATCCAGAAGAAGTTCAAAG GTACTTGAGAAATAGAGGAGGCCATTTTAGGCACACGCTATGTTCCGAAGCGCCCTCACATGACCTTCCAGAAGAACTCCGACGGAACCTCATGCAACACCCGATTGTTGTACCCCAGCGCTCCGTTCGAAGAGAACGGTTCCACGTGCCGCCTGACCGCGGCAACCCTCACCGCGACATGAGCCTGTACCCACCGGCGAACTACATCACGACACGCCGAGCCTCCGACGGCATGCCAAACCTACACGCCTTTAGGGCCCACTTGGAGCGGGTCGCCGCCGGCGGAAGCAACTCCGGCAGTCAGAAGAGCTCCTTGAAGCAGCTCCACAAGGAGTACCACCAGTTGCAGAAGCAGTGCTCGCCGGTCGACCCCAAGCTGCAGGAGCTCCAGCAGGCGCAGCATCAGCTCCACAAGGAGAAGATGCTTAACCAGGTGAAACTCGACGATGAGGATGATGTTGCCAAAAGTCAgagggaggaggaggaggatgaCGAGGTCTTCAATCAGTACCACAGTCTTCAACGACGTGGTCAAGCGCCACCAGTGACA TTCCAGCTAGCAGCCCAAGGTGGAATTGGAAGCGGGACCCCTCCAATGATTCCGACGGTCAGGGCGGATCCTATAACGGATATGCAGACACAAGCTCTTCAACAGCACCTTCAAAG ATTGCACCTCCAACGACAGTGTGACAGCCCACCTATGTTAAAAAAGTTACACAGTCCGACCAGCCGAGCAAGCCCTCCTGCTTCTATCAGCCTCCCTGCCCACCCTGAAGAAGTCTTGGAAGTACCCACCGAACCCTCCACTTACCCGTCCAGTATGCCCATAGAGGCTAGCCCCACCCTGGACGTGCGGCTGGGTGCCGGCGATAGACGGCAATCACAAGGCGGGAGCCAGTCATGTCCGCCGGTCACTCAAGCTGTTGCGTCTGGGGGGAACCTCTCGCAGCGGTCGAGCCCGTTGACGCAATCAGGGGATAACTGGTTCGGGAACCGACCGGCTTACTCCTCGCCGTCCCCACCGGTTATCGTGACCATGGCAGGTGGGGAGATGATGGATGTGGTACACAGAGGAGGGCAGAGTAATGACTCACTTAATTTTGTAGTACAGGGGCTGTACTCAAACCAGGGGGGCCGCTCGTCAGAGGGGGAACTTTCAGTTCAGTCTAACGACATGGTGTCGAGTCTTGCCtatcaacagcagcagcaacagcagcagcagttgCAGATGCTGCGAGTTGCCCAGTCACTCTGTGATCAGGAAGCGTTACAGCAGCAGGTTGCTCTGCAGCAGCAGGCTGCCCTCGTTCAGAATCAAATCAATTTCGTCCAAAcccaacagcagcagcagcaacagcagcaacagcagcagcagcagcagttgCAACGCCACGTGACTTTTGAGCAGCAGAGTTTAGGAagtgctgctgctgctgctgcaagaTCTCAGCAGCAGCAGCCCAACAATCTCCAGCCTCGCATGGTCAACAATCAGATGGGAGCTGCCTTCTTTCAGGCAGGCCAAGACCAGAACCACCTCCACCACCAGCATCAACATCAGCATCAAcatcagcagcaacagcagccaCAACAGCGACAAGAGTCAGTGAATCCAGCTGGGCTAAACGGAGCTCAGAACTTCCACCATATACCCACCTCACCCACCCAGCAGCAAGTATCTGCATCCGTTCAACAACGCTACCCCTTGCCTAACTTGGTGTCCCCCGTAACATTCCAATATTTACAGGGGATAAACCACAATCAGGAGATTGATGATACCGAACTGGTTCAAGCAATGGAAGAATCCAACTCAATGGAAGGTGCTGAGCAGCCGGTAGAGGAAGGGGCACAAG ATTTCCTAGGATTTGGTTTGACCGAGAGCCAGATACGACTAGCCTGTCAGGGTCGCAACCACCGTCGTCACAACACCATGCCCGGAGTAGACGCCCAAGTCCCCACGCAGCTTCTGCGCAGAACAATACGGGTTCCCTCAGGTGACCTTAGCCAGTTCTTCAACACCACGAACAACAACAGCGTGGACAGCAGCAGTGGTAGCGGCGTTTGCGCCAGCGGCGGGAAGTCAGACAACAGCAGCTCcgggcagcagcagcagcacaTCCCACCGTTGATTGCCCAGGGAATGAATCTAAGCTGTAGTATGACGCTAAGCGAGTCGGATATGCTCGTGGAAACCTTTCCCATCAAACATGCCAAGTCCTTCTGCATGACCACATGCAAAGGACTCAGTGAGATTGTCGCCGAGATCAGGAGAACTTTAGACTGCAAGCAGCCGTCGCTGATCTACGAGAACATAGAGAACCTCTTCCACTTACACCAGAATGGAGTTCAGATGGAGATGGAGGTGTGCCAGGTACCCGGCTTGGCGCTAAATGGGCTGAAATTACGAAAACTCTCCGGCGATTTGATGCAGTACAACGAACTCTGCAAGGATATCCTGGCAACGATGAATTTGTAG
- the LOC139951371 gene encoding serine/threonine-protein kinase SIK3-like isoform X2, translating to MASSGGRMPGQTATISGPGRSKTPVRVGYYEIERTIGKGNFAVVKLATHVITKTKVAIKIIDKTQLDEDNLKKIVREVQVMKQLRHPHVVRLYQVMETERNMYLVTEYASGGEIFDHLISHGRMTEREARQKFKQIVAAVHYCHCMKIVHRDLKAENLLLDANMNVKIADFGFSNFFEKGQLMKTWCGSPPYAAPELFEGREYNGPKADVWSLGVVLYVLVSGALPFDGPTLQALRSRVLSGQFRVPFFMSPECEHLIRHMLVLDPSKRYNTEQILNHKWTKMGEPSAQFDEMIAEYDKVAITANGPSPINELIVQHMVSLGIERDLIVQSLSGKSFDQFSAIYHLFLDKLKRHQKAAAHPAENNRNAQATATSSSPSPSDSATSDGVTSMSSASSLTSGTMKRQVLLPGMIPQVRFTNENDQIVQAGQPVDVDSDPEEPCPEALARYLQMRRHTLGLADPSQEVPDNMKMKILPAHIQEGGSHSGADRHHLLPTLTPVVLNTNLPMNLPLLTGYNQVEQPVTYKEQNLLKPPALEATGGHGNFSRRASDGGANMYLHLQQFQNQFLSKRTSQPVHVDLAGQTSGESLQQRLPTVAAAGVPEEDEHSDDEEPDPEEVQRYLRNRGGHFRHTLCSEAPSHDLPEELRRNLMQHPIVVPQRSVRRERFHVPPDRGNPHRDMSLYPPANYITTRRASDGMPNLHAFRAHLERVAAGGSNSGSQKSSLKQLHKEYHQLQKQCSPVDPKLQELQQAQHQLHKEKMLNQFQLAAQGGIGSGTPPMIPTVRADPITDMQTQALQQHLQRLHLQRQCDSPPMLKKLHSPTSRASPPASISLPAHPEEVLEVPTEPSTYPSSMPIEASPTLDVRLGAGDRRQSQGGSQSCPPVTQAVASGGNLSQRSSPLTQSGDNWFGNRPAYSSPSPPVIVTMAGGEMMDVVHRGGQSNDSLNFVVQGLYSNQGGRSSEGELSVQSNDMVSSLAYQQQQQQQQQLQMLRVAQSLCDQEALQQQVALQQQAALVQNQINFVQTQQQQQQQQQQQQQQQLQRHVTFEQQSLGSAAAAAARSQQQQPNNLQPRMVNNQMGAAFFQAGQDQNHLHHQHQHQHQHQQQQQPQQRQESVNPAGLNGAQNFHHIPTSPTQQQVSASVQQRYPLPNLVSPVTFQYLQGINHNQEIDDTELVQAMEESNSMEGAEQPVEEGAQDFLGFGLTESQIRLACQGRNHRRHNTMPGVDAQVPTQLLRRTIRVPSGDLSQFFNTTNNNSVDSSSGSGVCASGGKSDNSSSGQQQQHIPPLIAQGMNLSCSMTLSESDMLVETFPIKHAKSFCMTTCKGLSEIVAEIRRTLDCKQPSLIYENIENLFHLHQNGVQMEMEVCQVPGLALNGLKLRKLSGDLMQYNELCKDILATMNL from the exons GTGGCGATTAAAATCATCGATAAGACTCAATTAGACGAAGACAACTTGAAAAAGATCGTCCGGGAAGTCCAGGTCATGAAGCAACTTCGGCACCCACACGTTGTCCGTCTGTACCAAGTTATGGAGACGGAACGAAACATGTATCTAGTGACTGAATACGCCAGTGGAGGAGAAATATTTG atcaTTTGATATCCCACGGTCGAATGACAGAAAGAGAAGCAAGACAGAAGTTTAAGCAGATTGTTGCTGCCGTTCATTACTGCCATTGTATGAAAATTGTGCATAGAGATTTAAAAGCGGAGAACTTGTTGTTGGACGCTAATATGAATGTAAAAATAGCAG attttggttttagtaatttttttgagaaaggtcaGTTGATGAAGACGTGGTGTGGAAGTCCGCCCTACGCTGCTCCGGAGCTCTTTGAAGGGAGGGAGTATAACGGACCTAAGGCTGATGTTTGG AGTCTTGGTGTTGTCTTGTATGTACTAGTATCTGGTGCTCTTCCATTTGACGGGCCCACGTTACAGGCTCTAAGGTCACGCGTCCTGTCCGGTCAGTTCAGGGTGCCATTTTTCATGAGTCCAG AGTGTGAACATCTGATCAGACACATGCTTGTCCTTGACCCGTCCAAGCGTTACAACACAGAACAGATCCTGAACCACAAGTGGACGAAGATGGGCGAGCCGAGCGCGCAGTTTGACGAGATGATCGCAGAGTACGACAAGGTGGCCATAACGGCAAACGGGCCCAGTCCAATCAACGAACTCATCGTGCAGCACATGGTCTCATTGGGTATTGAAAGGGATCTCATCGTGCAG TCCTTGAGCGGTAAAAGCTTCGATCAATTCAGTGCAATTTATCACCTCTTCCTCGACAAATTAAAACGACACCAAAAAGCCGCCGCCCATCCCGCCGAAAACAACCGCAATGCTCAGGCCACTGCTACGAGCTCCTCGCCGTCGCCGAGCGACAGCGCGACGTCGGACGGCGTCACGTCGATGTCGTCGGCGTCGTCGCTGACCTCGGGGACGATGAAGCGTCAGGTGCTACTGCCGGGGATGATTCCCCAAGTCCGGTTTACGAACGAGAATGATCAGATTGTTCAG GCCGGTCAACCAGTCGACGTCGACAGCGATCCAGAAGAACCCTGCCCAGAAGCCCTCGCCCGCTACCTCCAGATGAGACGCCACACCCTCGGTCTAGCTGACCCGAGCCAAGAGGTCCCCGACAACATGAAGATGAAGATCTTACCTGCCCACATCCAGGAAGGAGGGAGCCATTCCGGTGCGGACCGGCATCACCTTTTACCAACGCTGACGCCGGTCGTGCTCAACACTAATTTGCCAATGAACTTGCCACTGTTAACAGGTTACAACCAGGTTGAACAACCGGTAACGTACAAG GAACAGAATCTACTCAAGCCACCTGCTCTGGAGGCTACAGGGGGTCATGGCAACTTTAGTCGGAGGGCGTCGGACGGCGGCGCTAATATGTACTTGCATTTACAGCAGTTCCAGAATCAATTCCTGAGCAAGAGAACGAGTCAGCCCGTCCATGTGGACCTAGCCGGACAG ACCTCGGGAGAGTCGTTACAGCAGAGACTACCGACCGTTGCAGCAGCTGGTGTTCCGGAAGAGGACGAACACTCGGATGATGAAGAACCCGATCCAGAAGAAGTTCAAAG GTACTTGAGAAATAGAGGAGGCCATTTTAGGCACACGCTATGTTCCGAAGCGCCCTCACATGACCTTCCAGAAGAACTCCGACGGAACCTCATGCAACACCCGATTGTTGTACCCCAGCGCTCCGTTCGAAGAGAACGGTTCCACGTGCCGCCTGACCGCGGCAACCCTCACCGCGACATGAGCCTGTACCCACCGGCGAACTACATCACGACACGCCGAGCCTCCGACGGCATGCCAAACCTACACGCCTTTAGGGCCCACTTGGAGCGGGTCGCCGCCGGCGGAAGCAACTCCGGCAGTCAGAAGAGCTCCTTGAAGCAGCTCCACAAGGAGTACCACCAGTTGCAGAAGCAGTGCTCGCCGGTCGACCCCAAGCTGCAGGAGCTCCAGCAGGCGCAGCATCAGCTCCACAAGGAGAAGATGCTTAACCAG TTCCAGCTAGCAGCCCAAGGTGGAATTGGAAGCGGGACCCCTCCAATGATTCCGACGGTCAGGGCGGATCCTATAACGGATATGCAGACACAAGCTCTTCAACAGCACCTTCAAAG ATTGCACCTCCAACGACAGTGTGACAGCCCACCTATGTTAAAAAAGTTACACAGTCCGACCAGCCGAGCAAGCCCTCCTGCTTCTATCAGCCTCCCTGCCCACCCTGAAGAAGTCTTGGAAGTACCCACCGAACCCTCCACTTACCCGTCCAGTATGCCCATAGAGGCTAGCCCCACCCTGGACGTGCGGCTGGGTGCCGGCGATAGACGGCAATCACAAGGCGGGAGCCAGTCATGTCCGCCGGTCACTCAAGCTGTTGCGTCTGGGGGGAACCTCTCGCAGCGGTCGAGCCCGTTGACGCAATCAGGGGATAACTGGTTCGGGAACCGACCGGCTTACTCCTCGCCGTCCCCACCGGTTATCGTGACCATGGCAGGTGGGGAGATGATGGATGTGGTACACAGAGGAGGGCAGAGTAATGACTCACTTAATTTTGTAGTACAGGGGCTGTACTCAAACCAGGGGGGCCGCTCGTCAGAGGGGGAACTTTCAGTTCAGTCTAACGACATGGTGTCGAGTCTTGCCtatcaacagcagcagcaacagcagcagcagttgCAGATGCTGCGAGTTGCCCAGTCACTCTGTGATCAGGAAGCGTTACAGCAGCAGGTTGCTCTGCAGCAGCAGGCTGCCCTCGTTCAGAATCAAATCAATTTCGTCCAAAcccaacagcagcagcagcaacagcagcaacagcagcagcagcagcagttgCAACGCCACGTGACTTTTGAGCAGCAGAGTTTAGGAagtgctgctgctgctgctgcaagaTCTCAGCAGCAGCAGCCCAACAATCTCCAGCCTCGCATGGTCAACAATCAGATGGGAGCTGCCTTCTTTCAGGCAGGCCAAGACCAGAACCACCTCCACCACCAGCATCAACATCAGCATCAAcatcagcagcaacagcagccaCAACAGCGACAAGAGTCAGTGAATCCAGCTGGGCTAAACGGAGCTCAGAACTTCCACCATATACCCACCTCACCCACCCAGCAGCAAGTATCTGCATCCGTTCAACAACGCTACCCCTTGCCTAACTTGGTGTCCCCCGTAACATTCCAATATTTACAGGGGATAAACCACAATCAGGAGATTGATGATACCGAACTGGTTCAAGCAATGGAAGAATCCAACTCAATGGAAGGTGCTGAGCAGCCGGTAGAGGAAGGGGCACAAG ATTTCCTAGGATTTGGTTTGACCGAGAGCCAGATACGACTAGCCTGTCAGGGTCGCAACCACCGTCGTCACAACACCATGCCCGGAGTAGACGCCCAAGTCCCCACGCAGCTTCTGCGCAGAACAATACGGGTTCCCTCAGGTGACCTTAGCCAGTTCTTCAACACCACGAACAACAACAGCGTGGACAGCAGCAGTGGTAGCGGCGTTTGCGCCAGCGGCGGGAAGTCAGACAACAGCAGCTCcgggcagcagcagcagcacaTCCCACCGTTGATTGCCCAGGGAATGAATCTAAGCTGTAGTATGACGCTAAGCGAGTCGGATATGCTCGTGGAAACCTTTCCCATCAAACATGCCAAGTCCTTCTGCATGACCACATGCAAAGGACTCAGTGAGATTGTCGCCGAGATCAGGAGAACTTTAGACTGCAAGCAGCCGTCGCTGATCTACGAGAACATAGAGAACCTCTTCCACTTACACCAGAATGGAGTTCAGATGGAGATGGAGGTGTGCCAGGTACCCGGCTTGGCGCTAAATGGGCTGAAATTACGAAAACTCTCCGGCGATTTGATGCAGTACAACGAACTCTGCAAGGATATCCTGGCAACGATGAATTTGTAG